In Triticum urartu cultivar G1812 chromosome 6, Tu2.1, whole genome shotgun sequence, the following proteins share a genomic window:
- the LOC125517590 gene encoding uncharacterized protein LOC125517590 gives MRTKVIKADTIDVAVDRILVELGKDTTSSRENAIYFDGWDGLGASAVLQAVAKRLGVSNEPSTRPAGLEFEKIIHIDCSKWESRRAMQRKIAEQLNLPNWVMEMFDKQDELDDINGLDEGSRTEIAQVVREIYQTTQNRRFLVILHNGGNEEIDIFNFGLSLYGYANSKMLWTFRGRFRLDPKMTDNVKSTTTHVLVSASRYLRDPQELWSYLVHHEAAQLSCYKHSHIFIDSAIAAECVLYMLKQCCIGSHIVDYDWAIHTSNYWVCNGIIPLTDIDKAWKFGDVVRHEVRLLNNDNRLSNDESTVMLSSHLTKSAERMPYCISTATCGFVQSRFSVILENMFQHSHGLRVLKLSWCTFNFSSPPFLYYHSLRFLWLEHCQDDLTRITTNHHYTDADKEQDELDNNNTARSCSCFQNLWVLDLRYTDCDQILSARVMDLMTQLRELNVMGAENWDMSHLRGRLSNIRKLRVTKSTCFFNNNMLSEMESMELLDFSGNHITQGMACLSGPASNGSLKSVIIDGCEGLKNISFRGCKELANVLLKGLLRGLEEMELSGTRVKILNLGGVQYAPKRIVLLGSEKLRAILWPKNMIDGWRENWPRVVHIDTTSPSTSAYGGEAPLAHPQADPSLHQRKEEMFKGGWQISVTDTRLLRSLCPLSISVLDKSSLHIDICAAANIQGTSCYELVQVQPHTSTIMDSKYKDVLKNGPVADLMVSDCPKIYIRELEYTVMIKVLMEDNKLLEDASGASTNALLFPYCIHCRATSMHMYDNASITSISVPEQGWRKLGWCRVERCPKLDTVFTVPRYSRYTFGYLETFWASQLLSARYIWDMRVEAYFFNLKFLHLDYCPMLVHVLPLCPGDWTGLSGFPLCPGDWTGLSGLETLEIVYCGDLTEVFPLSPELQEQDKIKELPKLRRIHLHELPVLQRICGRRMFAPKLETIKIRGCWSLRRLPAVARDTKPPKVDCEKEWWDNLEWDGLEENHHPSLYEPTHSLYYKKAQLPRGTVLR, from the exons ATGCGTACAAAG GTTATCAAGGCGGACACCATTGATGTGGCCGTCGACAGGATTCTCGTTGAACTTGGGAAAGACACTACAAGCAGCAGAGAGAATGCCATCTACTTTGATGGCTGGGATGGTCTTGGGGCATCTGCCGTCCTGCAAGCCGTAGCCAAACGTCTTGGAGTATCAAATGAGCCGTCGACAAGGCCTGCAGGGCTGGAGTTTGAGAAAATCATCCACATTGACTGCTCAAAGTGGGAAAGCAGAAGAGCAATGCAGAGGAAAATAGCAGAGCAGCTGAACCTTCCCAATTGGGTGATGGAGATGTTTGacaagcaagatgagctagaTGATATTAATGGGTTAGATGAGGGCTCCCGAACTGAGATAGCACAAGTTGTCAGAGAGATCTATCAAACCACACAGAATCGGAGATTCTTGGTGATTCTGCATAATGGAGGCAATGAGGAGATTGATATATTCAATTTTGGCCTTTCTCTATATGGATATGCCAATAGCAAGATGCTGTGGACTTTCCGAGGGAGGTTTCGGCTTGACCCCAAGATGACAGACAATGTGAAGAGCACAACAACACATGTTCTTGTTTCAGCTTCAAGATATTTGCGAGATCCACAAGAGCTTTGGTCTTATCTAGTTCACCATGAGGCTGCACAACTTTCCTGCTATAAGCATAGCCATATCTTCATTGATTCAGCGATTGCTGCTGAGTGTGTCTTGTATATGCTGAAACAGTGCTGCATCGGCTCTCACATCGTTGACTACGACTGGGCTATACACACCAGTAATTATTGGGTATGCAATGGGATCATCCCATTGACAGACATTGACAAGGCATGGAAATTTGGTGATGTTGTACGGCATGAGGTACGGTTGTTGAACAATGACAATCGACTTAGTAATGATGAATCAACAGTAATGCTATCCTCTCACCTGACAAAGTCAGCTGAGCGCATGCCATACTGTATTTCAACAGCAACTTGTGGATTTGTACAGAGCCGCTTCAGTGTTATTCTCGAAAACATGTTCCAACACTCGCACGGGCTCCGCGTGCTCAAGCTCTCATGGTGCACCTTCAATTTCTCATCGCCTCCATTCCTCTATTACCATAGCTTGAGGTTCCTGTGGCTTGAGCACTGCCAAGACGATCTAACAAGAATTACCACAAATCATCACTACACAGATGCAGACAAAGAGCAGGATGAGTTGGACAACAACAACACCGCTAGATCGTGCTCATGCTTTCAAAACTTGTGGGTGCTTGACCTGCGGTACACAGATTGTGATCAGATCTTGTCAGCAAGGGTGATGGATCTCATGACCCAGCTCAGGGAGCTAAATGTGATGGGTGCTGAAAATTGGGACATGAGCCATTTGCGAGGACGGCTGTCTAACATTCGCAAGCTCCGGGTAACAAAGTCCACCTGCTTCTTCAACAACAACATGTTGTCAGAGATGGAAAGCATGGAGCTTCTTGATTTTTCGGGAAATCACATCACACAAGGCATGGCATGCTTATCTGGGCCAGCAAGCAACGGTAGCCTTAAGAGTGTCATTATTGATGGATGTGAGGGGTTGAAAAATATCTCTTTTAGGGGATGCAAAGAATTGGCAAACGTGTTGTTGAAAGGATTATTGAGGGGTCTCGAGGAGATGGAACTCTCAGGCACAAGAGTAAAAATCCTCAACCTTGGAGGAGTGCAATACGCCCCCAAGCGGATCGTCCTGCTAGGCTCTGAGAAGCTCCGTGCAATATTGTGGCCAAAGAATATGATAGATGGTTGGCGAGAAAACTGGCCGAGAGTGGTGCACATTGACACAACCTCACCATCAACATCAGCTTATGGTGGGGAGGCACCACTTGCACATCCACAAGCTGATCCATCCCTCCACCAGCGGAAAGAAGAAATGTTTAAGGGTGGATGGCAGATTTCTGTTACGGACACTCGGCTCCTTAGGTCCCTTTGCCCCTTAAGCATAAGTGTTTTAGATAAGTCATCCTTACATATTGATATATGTGCTGCAGCAAACATCCAAGGAACAAGCTGCTACGAACTAGTGCAAGTACAACCGCATACAAGTACCATAATGGACTCCAAGTACAAAGATGTACTGAAGAATGGCCCAGTTGCAGATTTGATGGTGTCAGACTGCCCCAAGATTTACATTCGTGAACTTGAATATACAGTTATGATAAAGGTGCTCATGGAGGACAACAAACTTTTGGAGGATGCTTCAGGTGCTAGTACTAACGCATTATTATTTCCTTACTGTATACATTGTCGGGCTACATCTATGCACATGTATGATAACGCCTCCATCACCAGTATCTCCGTGCCTGAACAAGGATGGCGTAAGCTAGGATGGTGTCGGGTGGAAAGGTGCCCCAAGTTGGACACAGTCTTTACTGTTCCCCGGTACAGCAGATACACCTTTGGTTATCTGGAGACATTCTGGGCATCCCAACTCCTCTCTGCACGCTACATCTGGGACATGCGAGTTGAAGCATACTTTTTCAACCTGAAGTTCTTACACCTGGACTACTGCCCCATGCTCGTACATGTACTCCCCTTATGCCCGGGCGATTGGACAGGGTTGAGTGGATTCCCCTTATGCCCGGGCGATTGGACAGGGTTGAGTGGTTTGGAAACCCTTGAGATAGTCTACTGTGGTGATCTCACGGAGGTATTCCCTTTGAGCCCTGAGCTTCAAGAGCAGGATAAAATTAAAGAACTTCCCAAGCTGAGGCGAATACACCTGCATGAGCTCCCCGTGCTGCAGCGCATCTGTGGACGCAGGATGTTTGCGCCTAAACTCGAGACTATCAAGATCAGGGGCTGCTGGAGCCTTAGGCGCCTGCCTGCCGTTGCCCGTGACACCAAGCCGCCCAAGGTGGACTGCGAGAAGGAATGGTGGGACAACCTGGAGTGGGATGGGTTGGAGGAGAACCACCATCCTTCCCTCTACGAGCCAACCCACTCACTGTACTACAAGAAGGCCCAGTTGCCCAGAGGCACCGTACTCAG GTAA